One stretch of Pyxidicoccus trucidator DNA includes these proteins:
- the panB gene encoding 3-methyl-2-oxobutanoate hydroxymethyltransferase yields MKDKVTIHTLKRFKQIGQKICMVTAYDATFAHILDQAGADVLLVGDSLGMVVQGHDSTLPVTMDQMVYHSAAVTRGARRAHVVGDLPFMSYQVSPQEAVRNAGRLVSEGGVGSVKLEGGAEFAETVRAITRASIPVMGHLGLTPQSVHKMGGYVVQGRDEEQARKILDDALALEQAGAYALVLEGVPLELARTVTQSLSIPTIGIGAGIDCDGQVLVCYDLLGMNPDFKPKFVKRYANLHGSITEAAGAFFSEVRQGAFPDEDHSFKSSKNIRLVAGSPTPRVESPGATATTTAEGGEKIGPVYGVPV; encoded by the coding sequence GTGAAGGACAAGGTCACCATCCATACGCTGAAGCGCTTCAAGCAGATCGGCCAGAAGATCTGCATGGTTACCGCCTACGACGCCACGTTTGCCCACATCCTCGACCAGGCGGGCGCGGACGTGCTGTTGGTAGGTGATTCGCTGGGCATGGTCGTCCAGGGGCATGACTCGACGCTCCCGGTGACGATGGACCAGATGGTCTACCACTCCGCCGCCGTGACGCGCGGTGCGCGCCGGGCCCACGTGGTGGGCGACCTTCCCTTCATGAGCTACCAGGTGTCCCCCCAGGAGGCGGTGCGCAACGCCGGCCGCCTGGTGTCCGAGGGAGGCGTGGGCAGCGTCAAGCTGGAGGGTGGCGCCGAGTTCGCCGAGACGGTGCGCGCGATTACCCGCGCCAGCATCCCCGTCATGGGCCACCTGGGGCTGACGCCCCAGTCCGTCCACAAGATGGGCGGCTATGTCGTCCAGGGCCGCGACGAGGAGCAGGCCCGCAAGATTCTCGATGACGCGCTGGCGCTGGAGCAGGCCGGGGCCTACGCGCTGGTGTTGGAGGGCGTGCCCCTGGAATTGGCGCGCACGGTGACGCAGAGCCTGTCCATCCCCACCATCGGCATCGGCGCCGGCATCGACTGCGATGGCCAGGTGCTGGTCTGCTACGACCTGCTGGGGATGAACCCGGACTTCAAGCCGAAGTTCGTCAAGCGCTACGCCAACCTGCACGGCTCGATTACCGAGGCCGCCGGCGCCTTCTTCTCCGAGGTCCGCCAGGGCGCGTTCCCGGACGAGGACCACTCCTTCAAGTCCAGCAAGAACATCCGCCTGGTGGCCGGCAGCCCGACTCCTCGGGTGGAGTCGCCCGGCGCCACCGCCACCACCACCGCCGAGGGCGGTGAGAAGATTGGCCCCGTCTACGGAGTGCCAGTCTAG